A window of Mangifera indica cultivar Alphonso chromosome 13, CATAS_Mindica_2.1, whole genome shotgun sequence contains these coding sequences:
- the LOC123194100 gene encoding coiled-coil domain-containing protein 9 yields MASFCCLSTVSTSNTLAIAPPLAPFTSFSPDSMRQSCSCSLVSMPMFGSNRLNLNNRKMQRQLVRMAPEEEKLTRRNPLDFPIEWERPKPGRRPDIFPQFSPMKTPLPPPLPCDPPEEDEEEEEKKEEEEEDPEQEETEKPDKQE; encoded by the exons ATGGCGTCTTTCTGCTGCCTATCCACAGTATCAACATCGAACACCCTAGCAATTGCCCCTCCATTGGCACCCTTCACGTCTTTCTCGCCAGATTCAATGAGACAAAGTTGCAGTTGCTCTCTAGTCTCTATGCCGATGTTCGGTTCTAATCGCCTGAATTTGAATAATCGGAAGATGCAGAGACAGTTGGTACGTATGGCACCTGAGGAGGAGAAATTGACTCGCCGCAATCCTCTCGATTTCCCTATC GAGTGGGAAAGGCCAAAACCTGGTCGCAGACCTGATATATTTCCCCAATTTAGCCCAATGAAAACACCATTGCCACCCCCATTGCCATGTGACCCTccagaagaagatgaagaagaggaagaaaagaaagaggaagaggagGAAGATCCTGAGCAGGAGGAAACTGAGAAGCCTGATAAACAAGAGTAG
- the LOC123194607 gene encoding uncharacterized protein LOC123194607 produces the protein MLDGLLGRGFGSKCKSLIKLIKSRIDVIRRKRNATQKFLKKDIADLLANGLDIKAYGRADGLLAELNVSYCYDFVEQSCDFVLKHLSVLQKVSNCPEACREAASSLMFAAARFSDLLELRDLRQLFQERYGNTLEYFVNQEFVDKLAAKPATMEKKVQLMQDIASEFSIKWDSRAFWQRMSKPSASSQDQPKSLGPSNVPKGKHKSVNSKETNLQENKHEGSYKDTLEHAGDGHRLHNGKESNPLKRNELILPHKHVSASDGYKPVVGREETILKMDHHDISLQGKQEVTSDRHEAWDRKEDTALIKVRAGSSSHGRRMEHTDGTFKAHGDRENAVPKRQIKDNLPYGKAYIGPSYAEQHSKSNGKDLLDSDSHGGQHNNANSTRKVQDEEIVQLKPHYSSALPPPYVKHNAKPKDGKYEANLGYSPFRFDGEGVPIHPSVPITANVGDISERDVRSTRAKTLDDEKDCHCKDDGAGNPIQKARSVQRRHPKSPSGHDSINNATDAGVSKRKSRSRRRDNSIRGLQILFDDEHHQNNEEERRLDKLLMHYSKKPSTYEEGYARRKSRSRQAHPGGNDILETPQAHGGDVSDDMAKVVHPVRSISLPCEQPASLEAKKVFVRAASFQPDRSNAAGHVHPKLPDYDDLAARFAALKGR, from the exons ATGCTGGACGGGCTGTTGGGTCGAGGTTTTGGTTCCAAATG TAAATCGTTGATAAAACTGATCAAGAGTCGGATCGATGTGATAAGGAGGAAGAGGAATGCGACGCAGAAGTTTTTAAAGAAAGACATAGCTGATCTGCTTGCCAATGGTCTCGATATTAAGGCTTATGGCAGG GCTGACGGGCTTCTAGCGGAATTGAATGTTTCATACTGCTATGATTTCGTTGAGCAATCTTGCGATTTTGTACTGAAGCATCTTTCGGTCCTGCAAAAAGTGAG TAATTGCCCTGAAGCCTGCAGAGAGGCTGCATCGTCCCTGATGTTTGCTGCTGCAAGATTTTCTGATCTGCTTGAGCTACGTGACCTTAGGCAATTATTTCAAGAGAGATACGGGAATACCCTGGAATATTTTGTGAATCAAGAG TTTGTGGATAAATTAGCTGCAAAGCCTGCCACAATGGAAAAAAAGGTACAGTTAATGCAAGACATAGCTTCAGAGTTTTCAATCAAATGGGACTCCAGGGCTTTTTGGCAGAGGATGTCTAAACCCTCAGCATCTTCACAG GATCAGCCGAAAAGTCTTGGACCTTCCAATGTCCCTAAGGGTAAACATAAATCAGTTAACAGCAAGGAGACTAATCTACAAGAAAACAAACATGAGGGTTCATACAAAGATACACTTGAACATGCAGGTGATGGTCACAGATTGCACAACGGCAAAGAGAGTAATCCATTGAAAAGAAATGAGCTTATCCTTCCACACAAACATGTTTCTGCAAGTGATGGATACAAGCCAGTTGTTGGTAGGGAAGAAACTATCCTTAAAATGGACCATCATGACATTTCACTCCAGGGAAAACAAGAAGTCACCAGTGATAGGCATGAAGCTTGGGATAGGAAGGAGGACACTGCCCTTATAAAAGTGAGAGCAGGCAGCTCATCTCATGGGAGAAGAATGGAACATACTGATGGTACATTCAAGGCACATGGTGATAGGGAGAATGCTGTGCCAAAGAGACAGATCAAGGACAATTTACCTTATGGAAAGGCATACATTGGTCCGAGTTATGCAGAACAGCATTCAAAAAGCAATGGAAAGGACCTGCTTGACTCTGATAGTCATGGTGGACAGCACAATAATGCAAATTCAACAAGGAAAGTTCAGGATGAAGAAATAGTTCAGTTGAAGCCCCATTACAGTAGTGCCCTCCCCCCTCCATATGTTAAACATAATGCCAAACCGAAGGATGGAAAATATGAAGCCAATTTAGGATATTCACCTTTTCGTTTTGATGGTGAGGGAGTCCCTATACATCCTTCAGTACCTATCACAGCTAATGTTGGTGATATATCAGAGAGAGATGTTAGATCCACAAGAGCTAAAACTCTTGATGATGAGAAAGATTGTCATTGTAAGGATGATGGTGCAGGAAATCCAATACAGAAGGCAAGATCTGTACAGAGGAGACACCCGAAATCACCATCTGGTCATGACAGTATTAACAATGCCACAGATGCAGgagtttcaaaaagaaaatcaagaagCAGGAGAAGGGATAACTCAATAAGGGGTCTGCAAATCTTGTTTGATGATGAGCACCATCAAAATAACGAAGAGGAAAGGAGACTAGATAAACTGTTAATGCATTATAGTAAGAAACCATCGACCTATGAAGAGGGATATGCGAGAAGGAAGTCCAGAAGTCGTCAAGCGCATCCTGGGGGCAATGATATTCTTGAGACACCTCAGGCTCATGGGGGGGATGTGTCTGATGATATGGCAAAGGTAGTTCATCCAGTTAGATCAATTTCCCTTCCATGTGAACAACCAGCTTCATTAGAGGCAAAAAAAGTATTTGTTCGTGCTGCTTCCTTTCAACCTGATAGATCAAATGCAGCTGGACATGTGCACCCAAAGTTACCAGACTATGATGATCTGGCAGCCCGGTTTGCTGCACTGAAGGGGAGGTAA